In the genome of Brachypodium distachyon strain Bd21 chromosome 3, Brachypodium_distachyon_v3.0, whole genome shotgun sequence, the window TGGTGATAAACTTATTACGGCTGTTATAGCTGTGCGAAAGGTTAGTTCTCCAAGTTTTATTTCCTTCActtcttgtttgttttttggcGCTTCTGCCATGTTTTTAATTATAATTCTATAATTATCAAAAATAAATGACACTTATATTGGCTTGCTTTCTTTTCGTGGAATAATTTGGGTGCATGCCTCACTATTTTGACTTCTTCGATATATTTTTTCCAGGCTGAGATTGATCACTACTCGAAGAACCCAGGGGCATTCAGCGATCTCATTCACCGCTACTAAGCTGAGTTAACTTTGTTTCAAGATCACTTTTGGTGTCGCTGAAGGGTTACGTCAACAAACAATGTTGTTGCCCTTCAAATTGCTTATTCTCATGACTGAACTTGTAGTTCTCAGTATTTTGCAGTTCATAATAAAGGGATTTTAAAATTAAATATCtgttttttctagaatacgcCTAGACAGGCGTATCATAAATATAAGAAGAATTACTGCGACGCGGTTACATGCCCGGAGGCCTTAGCATTAGGGATTACTCGTTTACATTCCATGACTCACGCACCCTTACAAAGGTGTTAGGGTCTTATCCTTAAACAAGCCCGCACTCTCCCAAGCGGCGCCTTCTTGCTCAATAGAGTGAGCCACCATCGACACGCACGAACGAACCCCCTCGAAAACAATCGCATTCCGGTGTCGCCAAAGGCACCTGAGGATGATTCTCGCAGCGAAGTCCTTGCGAGTTCTTCGGTTGCCAAAATGCAGACCGGACCACCACTGCATCAAGCCAATCTGACCATCCGGCACCAGATCCAGtcgcctccatctcctgagGAAGATGTCCCAAATCTGTCTGGCGAAGAAACACCCGACCATAAGGTGGGAAATGGTCTTAGGTTCCTGGTCGCAGAAGGGACAATGTGCCGGGTGCGGCATACCACGACGACTCAAACGGTCAGCCGTCCAACAACGGCCTCTAAGAGCAAGCCAAATGAATACCTTGCAACGGCTCGGTGTCCTAAAACTCCAAAGATCGTCGGCACATGGGGCAGCCTCTCTCCCGGAGAAGAAAGCGCCATAGGCCGAGGACGCCGTGTATAAACCGGATCGGTCCAAGTTCCACCTGAAGACGTCTTCATCCGGTGACAGTTCCACCGCCCGAACCAGCTCCCAAACTGCAAAGAACTTGCCAAATTCCTGGTCAGCAAGAGAGGCACCCACGCCATGCACCCAAGCATTGTTGGTCAAGGCATGAGCAACCGAGATCTTCCTTGCGCTAGGAGTCAAACGGGCAGACAAGGTTGGAACAATCAGATCGAGGCTCACACCATCCAACCAACGGTCGATCCAGAACAGTGTGCGCTGCCCATTGCCACCGAGAGACTGTGACAGCCGCATGAAACAGGTCAAGCGACTGATCCGAGACTTGCAGATTAAGGTCAGCCCACGGTCTCGCACTGTCCGTCCTTTGGAGCCAGCACCATCTAGCTCTCAACGCCACATTTAGTAGCCGTAGGTTTTGAAGACCTAGGCCACCCATCAATTTCGAAGAGCAGACCGAGTCGCACGCAACCAAGCAATGTCCACCATGAACGTCGCGACGACCCTTCCAAAGGAAACCACGGCAAATCTTTTGAATGTTCTCAATGAGTTTCATCGGAAGGTCCAGGGATACATTGGCATAGACCGGCATGGCTATGTCTCCATTTTTCGAGGGAAACTTAAACATCCTTTGGCTATGTCTCCTGTAAGCATATATTACAATATAATAAACCAAAAAAAGGTCAGTGTTAAACTTAATCGGCTTAAAACAGAAGTACTGGTTTTACTGAATCCTTCATTTTCAAATAATCAGATAAATGTGCCAGCTCTTTTAAAAGATCCAAGAGATAcctattccctccgatccatataaatgtctcaaatttataaTGAgacaataagtgtctcagaacaactttgtactaaattatgGATTAGAAGGAGTACTCAAAGAAACTGTCCGTATATGCCGAGAAATTTACAGGACTCACGAAAGAAAATCCTGATGTTAATTTGCTTCCTCTGAACGTCTGCGGTGTGACTGACGAACCAATTAAAACCTTGTTGACGAGCTTTCCCATCCCTCACGGAAGAAAAAAACCAAATAATTCTTCCATTTTCATTGCCAACTGAACTCATTACAAGTGTGACCATGAAACCTctacagagagagagagagagagagatagtgGACATGACGTTCCCTCTGTCCTTTGTACAAACCAATTTTAATCACTCTCCAAAACCCCAACGACTGCTTCTTTCCCCACCCTTTTTACTCACAGACTGTCTAGATATACAACTCATGTACAATGAGCACGCAACAGTAGCTACAGTTGCCTGCGATGGAAGAGATAGCGAGCTCTGTCATGCGGCACGGATCTATTGACAGCATCTACCACCATACTTTGCATGACTTTCCTGCTGCTGTTTCAGGATGTTCCTCTTGACGACCGACGAACAGCCTTCCTCCAAGAGACTTGGAACCTCGAGAATCTGCATGATGGCAAAACCGATAGTTTTATGATGCATATGAGCTGGCTTactagaagaaaaaacaaccaGCAAACTGAAAATGCAGCCAAATTCTTCAGCTGTGTTCCCATGTTCCACATCTGCTTAAttgtataaaaaaaaaaataactccACCTGCAAAGGGGTAAGCCAACCCCCAGGCAtttgcattaagaagaagaacttCTCACGCATAAAAAATTTTAACCCCAGGCTGAAATTCACTCCCACAAGGAGTGGGACTCTGGACCTGAGGAGTGCTACTAGAGTTGTTCCTTAACCATTACGCCAAGGGCTCATTGGCATTAATTAATTGTATACCAGATTTAAGAATTTAACAAGTTTATGGATCATAATATCTCTGGAGTCCTTACCTTCAGTGTGAGTTGTTCAAAGCAGTTCTCGACATTTTCTCGTGTTTTTGCACTGCTTTCAAGAAACAGACATCCAGATTCTTCTGCAAAGGCAAGACCTTCTTCTCTTGTGACTGTTCTTTCATCGTCCTGCAAGATGGAACCATCAAAActaaaagtaaaaaaataaataagaaagaATGAGATCGCAACAtattcagaaaaataatagTTCATGTTTTGGGAAAAAATGATACCTTGTCAACTTTGTTTCCAACAAGCATTTTTATGCAGTCTTTGTTTGATGAGTTCGAGTCTATTTCCTTAGTCCATACATCAGCCAAATTTGTGAAGCTCTCTCTCTTCGCGACATCATATACTAGGAGTGAAACACAAGAACGATTTTAGATCTTAACCGGCTTTTGagcatgaaaagaaaaatacaagggGCAAGATAAAAGAGAAATTCAAGTTAATTTACCACCAAAAagttattatggatcggaggcctccatttcaaaatataagaagtcaaaactttgtcctaagtcaaacttcttcaagcttgaccaagt includes:
- the LOC100822877 gene encoding ras-related protein RABC2a, which codes for MGLSPGTAGGSSAYECSFKILLIGDSGVGKSSLLVSFVAAATLDDDITPTIGVDFKIKFLTVGGKKLKLTIWDTAGQERFRTITGSYYRGAQGIILVYDVAKRESFTNLADVWTKEIDSNSSNKDCIKMLVGNKVDKDDERTVTREEGLAFAEESGCLFLESSAKTRENVENCFEQLTLKILEVPSLLEEGCSSVVKRNILKQQQESHAKYGGRCCQ